The following are encoded together in the Patescibacteria group bacterium genome:
- a CDS encoding four helix bundle protein translates to MGGEGKIYSYRDLIVWQRAVDLVIAVYELTSKFPKEEFYGLVSQMRRAAISIPSNIAEGRRRGTRKDFCQFLNIAYGSGAELETQIEIVKKLPFGKRANFARVDTLLEETMKMLNKMISSLKT, encoded by the coding sequence ATGGGAGGAGAAGGTAAAATTTATTCCTATCGAGATTTGATTGTTTGGCAACGGGCAGTAGATTTAGTAATTGCTGTCTATGAATTAACTAGCAAATTTCCCAAAGAAGAGTTCTATGGATTAGTTTCGCAAATGAGACGAGCAGCGATTTCTATTCCCTCAAATATTGCCGAAGGAAGACGGAGGGGGACGAGAAAAGATTTTTGTCAGTTTTTAAATATCGCCTATGGTTCTGGCGCAGAATTAGAAACCCAAATTGAAATTGTTAAGAAATTACCATTTGGCAAGAGAGCGAATTTTGCTAGAGTAGATACTCTTTTAGAAGAAACGATGAAAATGTTAAATAAAATGATTAGCTCTCTAAAAACTTAA
- a CDS encoding four helix bundle protein: protein MEIKKKYILLKDLDVYQLARELSKIAWEIYQDLSWQDKKIIGNQFIESADSTGANIAEGYGRFHFLEKIKFFYNARASLTEATEHWLELLKERKKIESGNYKKFREIAERLSIKLNNFIQSTYKSKTINFNKFQ from the coding sequence ATGGAAATTAAAAAGAAATATATTTTATTAAAGGATTTAGATGTTTATCAATTGGCACGAGAACTTTCAAAAATTGCCTGGGAAATTTATCAAGATCTATCATGGCAAGATAAGAAAATAATAGGAAATCAATTTATTGAATCTGCTGATTCTACCGGAGCGAATATTGCTGAGGGGTATGGCAGATTTCATTTTCTAGAGAAAATAAAATTTTTCTATAATGCCCGAGCTTCACTTACTGAAGCAACTGAACATTGGTTAGAACTTTTAAAAGAACGCAAGAAAATTGAAAGTGGTAATTATAAAAAATTTAGAGAAATCGCAGAAAGATTATCAATCAAGCTAAATAATTTCATTCAATCTACTTATAAATCTAAAACAATAAATTTCAATAAATTTCAATGA
- a CDS encoding GxxExxY protein — protein sequence MSKKLLRREDLIYPELCYQIIGILFDVYNRLGYGLSEKVYQRAVALSLKNAKLKFQEQVEQVYLPLLYNNERVGANYFDFLLFCASESSF from the coding sequence ATGAGTAAAAAATTATTAAGACGTGAAGACTTAATTTATCCTGAATTGTGTTACCAAATTATCGGCATACTTTTTGATGTTTATAATCGATTAGGTTATGGTTTAAGTGAAAAAGTATATCAAAGAGCAGTTGCTCTCTCTTTAAAAAACGCGAAATTAAAATTCCAAGAACAGGTTGAACAGGTTTATCTACCGCTTCTTTACAATAATGAAAGAGTTGGCGCTAACTACTTTGATTTTTTATTATTTTGCGCCTCGGAATCTTCATTTTAA
- a CDS encoding class I SAM-dependent methyltransferase: MKLDIACGQNKRPGFKGVDIVPGPGIDFVWNLEEYPWQPFEDDSVEEVYCSHYLEHVSDLMQFMDEVWRICEDGAKVTFLCPYYTSIRAWQDPTHKRAISEATFLYFDRDWRKANKLDHYPIKSNFKIQQIMVFFNPPWDKKTEEARQFAAQHYWNVVSDILVELKVIKD, from the coding sequence ATGAAATTAGATATTGCTTGTGGACAAAATAAAAGACCAGGGTTTAAAGGAGTAGATATTGTCCCCGGTCCAGGTATTGATTTTGTCTGGAATTTAGAGGAATACCCTTGGCAGCCATTTGAAGATGATTCGGTTGAAGAAGTTTACTGTTCACATTATCTTGAACACGTTTCTGATTTAATGCAATTTATGGATGAAGTCTGGCGGATTTGTGAGGATGGAGCTAAGGTGACTTTTTTATGTCCTTACTATACTTCCATTCGTGCTTGGCAGGATCCAACGCATAAAAGAGCCATTTCAGAAGCGACCTTTCTCTACTTTGACCGTGATTGGCGGAAAGCCAACAAGCTTGACCATTATCCAATCAAATCAAATTTCAAAATTCAACAAATTATGGTTTTCTTTAATCCACCTTGGGATAAAAAAACCGAAGAAGCTCGCCAATTTGCTGCCCAGCACTATTGGAACGTCGTTTCAGATATCTTAGTTGAATTAAAAGTGATAAAGGATTAG